The Mugil cephalus isolate CIBA_MC_2020 chromosome 8, CIBA_Mcephalus_1.1, whole genome shotgun sequence genome segment ATATAATCTCAACTCCTGAATTGAAAACCTAATATTTGTTATTCAGGCTAGATCCTGCAACCCTAACCACCTTCCCCATAATAGAAACGAAATAGTTTAATGTGATCTAATTTAGTTGCCTACTGAGCTGTCACTGAAGCTGAAAAAACTGTTTATCTTCCAAGAGATCCACGTAAAGTACTGTGTATCCTAAAGAACCTTTAAGTAGATATTTaggtgtgttgttttctgcagacAGTTTATACTCAGAGTGCAGATGAAGATAATATGATATGATGCCTGTCAACTGTAAATAAAGTTCGTCACATATTAAGTTTTATACAGTGTGTTATTTTGGACAGCTTTTGATGCTGCCTGATTTCTCCTCAATTCGGAGGGTTTTGTAGTTATTACCAGTTTCAAAGCCCAGAGCAGAAACCTTCAGCTGTGTTCTGCATGTGCAGGGAAACGAGAGGCAGAGCGCTCAGTCAACTGGACGGCCGAGGAAACTCAGGTGCTGCTGTGTGCATGGAGCGACGAGCGCGTCCAGAAGAGCTTGGCGGAAAACCTCCGCAACCGGCACGTCTTCAAACACCTCTCAGCTCGCATGAGCGAAATGGGTTTCTGTCGGAGCCCTCACCAGTGCCGGCTCCGCGTGAAAACCCTGAAGGCTAACTACGTGAGAGCCAAACTGCAGAGAAACTTCGGCAGCTCGCAGCCCTGCAGTTTTAAATACTTCGCAGAGATGGACGCGGTGTTGGGCAGGAGGTCCGTGGGAGAGGACGGAGGGCTCCGCTTTATTTCTGGAGATGGGATGGCCGATCACCACTTTGACTCCATGGACGGGATGAGAAGCATCGCCCTGGATTTAAATTCCAACGCAGAGGTTGGTGGACACCATTTTGGTTCCTCGGAGAGTGAAGGGAGACAGCGGTTGAGCTCCCTAGAGGAGAGGACAGGCTGTCATCTCGACTCCTCTGAGGTCAAGCTGGAGGACAGGCAGGAGTCAACGGAAGAGTTTGAATTCAGTGACACGGGATTTTCACCGCATCCAAGAAACAGACACCATAAGGTTTATCTGGAAACAACCATCCATCCTGAAAGTAATGGTATGTACTGAGAttactatttaaataaatggtggttaaaatgatgacaaatgttggtttaaaaacatGATATACACAGAGTGCACTATtacaaataatattaataaccgCAACAGTGttgaagaaacacaaagtgtttTCAACCAATAAATTAGTTAAATAAGATTAGCATCCACGTGTAATGAATAAGTAGTACAGCTAATAATTCTGTGAAATCTGAAGTTAACTGTTTGTGGTGAtggaaacagaatgaaaaaggcgtatttattatatttactttaaatcTGCCCCAGGTACAATAGTGGAAAATGGCTTCAGCACTCCTTCACCACACGTAGCCGCATCTCTACCCGCCGATGCCGAcgctctccctcctcccgtCGCCCAGCCCATTGCCTCTCCTACTCCTTTGGTGCCTCCACACGAAAGCCCCAGCGACCTCCCCGCCACCGCTCGCCGTCTCCCCGAGTCCTCCTCCCTAGAACCTGCCCTGAAGCACCTTTCCGAGTGCTTCCAGCGGCTGGTGTCGGAGACCCGCGACCTGCTGGTGCAGCTGGAGAGTCAGAGGCACGACCACGCACGCTGGCACCAGGACCTCTTGGCTCAGtggctgcagagggaggagCGCCAGCAAAGGGAGACGGccgagagggaggagaggagggagaaggctCGCATGGAGCACGAGATCAGAGTCTTGGAGCTCCTCGCCAGTCTGAGCAGACAACAGGGATGCAGGTGCAGAGACAACCAGAACTTATCCGAGGCACTGACTGCCCCAAGTCACACCACGAACAAAGACGGCCATTAGGATGCACTCacattaatgcttttttttacagtgattaACCCAAAGTGTGCAATGGTATTCAAGCTCAGGTGGAAATAGACAACAGCACTGATAATGCAGATAGCTTCATTCTGTTCAACCTGATTTTTCTTTAACCCCCGAGTGGTTTGGAGTGAGATTTTGATGGAGCCCAATACAAGAAATTGCACTTAAAATGTCTGGTAGTGATGCCTTAACATTAACTGTGATGTTTCCATTTTATCTCGtgttcttcattttctccctAATAGAAGGAATggtttaaccatttaaagtgaTCTGTATGTGCAGCTTGAATCTTTATGCAATGTACTGAGTTAATTCAGGTAGCCTGTCTGATGTTTCTCATAATAGGCTTTGCTACAGGGCCATTTGAAGTAATGTAACTTAACTGTAGGAGCTGATCATACGCTTCTTTATTATCTTCAATCTCTTCTGTGACTGCATGTTAACAGCCATACCCTAAAACACACTAACCGACAAGTATACGGATGGAACTGCACAACACTACTGTGAATAAGAAAGTGATAGTTGGCCGATGCCCAGAAAGTTTAAGAGAAGAATTTACAGTTAATTTGTAGATGGGGgatttccccttttctttgtTCCTGAGTTTCTCAGGAGAGGGAGTTTTTCTGTGTCAGCTGATtatccaaaataaaagtttcatgtactttttgtatatatatatctatatatatatgaataaaacaaaatattttcaacaaGTTTTTAATTCCCATTGAAGTTTGTAGCACTGTAAAGATACTATGATATAGTGTCTATTTGCATTGAAGCGCATCAGCATTAACACATACCTGTAGTTAAAATCATACTGTGACTTACAGCATCATCACTTCCATGACAACTGTTACTGCAAATAGAAAACTTTCATTTCAACATTAGACTATAAGAAAGTCGCTACGTAGATTGGCTACGGTTTGTTCTGTCCTTTCCAACCAGACCTTGGGTCAGTGAATCTGTATAATCCGATCACATCTTGACATTTCAGATGCTGTGAAGATGCTAAACCACGAGCGAtggtgtaaaatatttaaagatatATAGCAAAGTGTAAAGGTTTTGACATTATtgaaatggattttatttttagtacaGTCATACTAAGGTCAGGCGtcacattatgaccaacttcctcaTGTTGTGTTaagtctccaaaacagttgcatCAAATAATAGTCATGAGCCTTCTGAGAGCGTCCAGTGGtttctggaaacaggatgttgtgggtggggggtctttgtgtcctgtgggttgaggggaggggcctctgtggatcatcccacagatactggtcagtttggggtctagtgaatttggaggccaggtcaacaccttgtgcatgttcatgttgtttttttgtcatcgAGGAGAGTCGTTGCTACGGAGGGTGGGGCTGCCTgctctggtttaggtgggtggtgcatttCTAAGTAACATACACTCAAaagttccaaaagtttcccagcagaacattgaattatcaggagatggtcaatgttattcgtttctcctgtcagtggtcataatgttgtggctggtcagtgtatGTGGATATACAGTGTATCAAATGATTTATTCCATAAATAACTTACCCACAGAATGGAGAGTGACTGTGTAACAAGCAGAATCTCTATTATTTCATCATCATGCAGCTTGATAATGTTTCATCTTCCCTCTGTGATCTGCCTGGTGCGGAGGGACAGAAAACGGGAAAACACCTCGCTGTAAAATCGTTCTGCCCCGTCTTCACCGCTCAGTGTTGAAGCTACACTGTGAATGTAGCACAAAACACTGTCagtcactgtttatttatttccctgcaGGAACGTTTTTCATATCGGCGCATCGGACTGGATGCCGCCCTTGCATAAGAGACCTTTTGCACAGTTCAGGCTCTGATGCCCTCGGTCGTACAGCGTGTGATAACGAAGCCGCGGACGCGATGTACTCGTCCACGTCGTCGTGACTGCTCCGGTTTGCCGTTTCGTCTCAGACTCAAATAGATTTTATAGATCTACATgagaaattgcttggtcacagtagctcagttgcacataaaaatacactgtTGAAAACTGGTAGTAAAAAAAATGGGTGCgggtttaaaatatataaattaaagtaagcaaaaaagaaataaatatagacGTCTACAAGAAATTGAAATGGAGGTAAATATATACATAGGAGGGATAAATGATATGGGTGGAAAAGCACTGAGGTGTTAAAGCTCTAAACTCTCGTTTGAAGCTTCATTGAATGAAATATGCTTATCTGTGATGTGGGAAACATCCCTTCCTGTAACACACCGTGCTGCTCTCACACTTTTTACAGGAATCCTATTTATTAAACCTCCAGGCTGTGGCTGCCCCACGCTGATTGTTGCCTGAAAAGACGAACTGGAAATCTCTTCGCTCAGCCATTCAAGCGTCGGCTGCCCTGGAGGAGTGTGAACgagctgaaattaaaaaagcCCCACCTCCTTCTGGcattgaaatgcaaaaaaaaaaaaaaaaggactaatCAATACTGGTTAGGCTGGTTTCCTGTTTCTTGTTAACAAATCCAGTGTAAAAACAAGACGGACATTGTGTCTGtctgacctaaaaaaaaaaaaaaaagtgtcattccTCTATGATGTGACCTGATTCCATGTCAGTAGACACATTCCCAGTTTTGACTCAGTCCCACACGCAGTGTATTATTCCAAATACTCACTGTATCTAGTTTAATCCGCCCCTGAAAGGAGTCCCTAATTAACACACCCTGTCCTCCTGCTtagcaaaacaaccacagagtTCAACTGAAACAACGTAGCTGCAGCTTTTTCTAGACTGGGACTTtcttggttttggtcttttcagGGGACATTTAGGACAATAAGAAAATCTTAACAACCAAGTCTTGTCTTGCCTCTGTTcttgttaatattttttattattaacactATTAACGGTAAAGAGAGAATGTTTCTTTGTGtcagttttcattatttattttatataaaaagcGTCTGATGTCAGGTTCAGGGCCCGTCCAGTATTTGTAGTGTCTGCAGACGCACAGTGTAGTGTTTGTGCCCCGTGATCTCCAGCATTGTGACGGGACAGCGAGAGAAAAGCCAGATTAGTCCCTATGTGGAAATCTGCGCTAATCCCAGATTACATAATACCTCTGGATGTTGATGAGATTTGAGATGATTTGTCATTATTTCACCACGGCTTATTATTCTTCCCGGAAAATGTGGAGGAATGAAGCTAAGCCCAGTGATTCCTCCAACTAAGCACACATCCAGTGGGTCATATTCACACAGAATAGTAGGTCACATTTCTCTAGTGCCACAGTTTAACTGCAGTCAGGTTTATCTGGAAGAAGAACAAATTATTTAATCTACTGGCAGCTGAGCTATATTTGGTTAAAATATGGAATATTTACAACAgatatcaaaaagaaaattaatagtTTAGAGATATTTCTGATCTTGTGCTTTCACCTTTCCGTCTCCTCAGACTTTCATTGATGAATTCATCGTCGGTTGCTGCTTTGCAGCGATACAATAAAATCCATGAAATCATAATCCTGTAACTCAGCACACAGAACATGCCAAAGGcttgacagaaaacacagcatcaAGGGATTTGAAACAGTTGTCATTTAAATGCGATTGTGGTTTgcgtgtttttttcctttaatccGTACAACCATTTTTCAAGTCCAGTGTTTCCACCCCCGTTCTGGACTCTCGTTTCTACTCGAAAGGCGGCTTCCTCTTCGCATGGTGCCCATTTAGAATCGGCTGTCGTCTTGATTCATGCGGATAAATGTTAGTTTGTGGACCTGGACTTGACCTTTTGTTGTGTTGAGGAGAGGGAAAAAGCCTGAGCTGTTCAGTTTCAGGCGTTTATGTAGATATATGTTCTTGAAATTATAACTTTTATGACCAGAAATGGACAGAATACGTGATTATTCTTACAAATATAGTTTTGCTCTCTTATAGGTTTTGTTGCAATGCACAAGCAGGTAATGCAGTCTCACTCTCACTCTTCTTTATTTACCTGAATCATCTGCTTTATAGGATTCAGACTCTGGTACAGTGGCGCAAAAAGAGTTTAATCAGAAATACGATGGGTGAGCAAATATCAGCGTCTGGCCCAAGTATGATTGTTCCAATCTTGTGTAGTTTATAACGGTGGGACCACAACTGATgcagacaaaaagaagacataaataaatagataatcAATACTGTCGTCACTGTGCAACACAAGACGATGAAAGACAACAAGCTACTGTATAACTGTTTGGTGCGTAGTCTGTTATGTATCTTTGCCAACAGCTAAACTGTAAGACAATGACCATGTTAAACATTACACTTGCAAAGCATCATGTTAGCAACGTCCATTGTTAGTGTGTTAATGTTAACACGTAGACAGCTGAGAGCAGCCCCAGGAAGCAGGGCTGCACCgttatcatttacatttaaggtGAATTTAAAAGGCAGTATCTATAAACTACACACATCTATCAGTCTATAAGCTGCACAGACTAAAAAAGACAAGATGCACCACACCGTGCGAAGAAGACCCCTCTTCATCTCCACAAAACATGAACCGGGGGCAAGTTAACAGATTATCACCACACACAGTTTCAAGGTTTTTTACTCTAATTTCAAAGCATGCCACACAGAAAGGGAACGAAACTAAGCATTAAGGTCCAGTCACAGCACGCTAGAAAACAAGAGGATAAATAATCAGTCTAACAAGACATGTAAAGTAACACATGAATCAATCTGaaataaacgaataaatgaaAGTCCCAAAGCgcagaaaaccagaaaaaagaGAACTGAGACGTGAGAGCAGGGATGGGGCAGATGGAAAACACGTCACAGTGTGTGATAGAAAGAGAGATgcagaaagggaaagagaaatgaaatcGAAAAcgagaaggagggggggaggcgggggggtggtgggggtttCGCAGGG includes the following:
- the LOC125011824 gene encoding uncharacterized protein LOC125011824, with the translated sequence MNPPMIISTSSVSTTKRKREAERSVNWTAEETQVLLCAWSDERVQKSLAENLRNRHVFKHLSARMSEMGFCRSPHQCRLRVKTLKANYVRAKLQRNFGSSQPCSFKYFAEMDAVLGRRSVGEDGGLRFISGDGMADHHFDSMDGMRSIALDLNSNAEVGGHHFGSSESEGRQRLSSLEERTGCHLDSSEVKLEDRQESTEEFEFSDTGFSPHPRNRHHKVYLETTIHPESNGTIVENGFSTPSPHVAASLPADADALPPPVAQPIASPTPLVPPHESPSDLPATARRLPESSSLEPALKHLSECFQRLVSETRDLLVQLESQRHDHARWHQDLLAQWLQREERQQRETAEREERREKARMEHEIRVLELLASLSRQQGCRCRDNQNLSEALTAPSHTTNKDGH